In the genome of Tsukamurella tyrosinosolvens, one region contains:
- a CDS encoding 4-hydroxyphenylacetate 3-hydroxylase family protein, whose product MTTTESAPRNGIDTSATNPAENAPANSVRNFASRPMTGDEYIESLRDDREIWLHGERVKDVTTHPAFRNPVRMTARLYDSMHTGEHVDAVTTPTDTGNGGVTMPFFKAPTSAEDMLKERDAIATWARMTYGWMGRSPDYKASFLGTLHANKELYSPFQANAERWYKESQEKVLYWNHAIINPPVDRQLPPDEVGDVFMKVEKETDAGLIVSGAKVVATGSAITNYNFIAHYGLPIKKKEFALICTVPMDAPGVKLICRSSFTQNAAVMGSPFDYPLSSRMDENDTIFVFDKVLVPWENVFMYGDVEKINAFFPQSGFLPRFTFQGCTRLAVKLDFIAGLLMKALDATGAGGFRGVQTRVGEVIGWRNLFWSLTESMARDPEPWVGDTVLPKLEYGLTYRMFMIQGYPRIKEIIEQDVASGLIYLPSSSLDFKSPDVRPYLDKYVRGSDGMPAVERVKIMKALWDSIGSEFGGRHELYERNYSGNHENVKAELLFAAQNRGGVSSMKGLAEQCLAEYDLDGWTVPDLIGNDDVSFFAKK is encoded by the coding sequence ATGACCACGACGGAATCCGCTCCCCGCAACGGGATCGACACCAGCGCTACCAACCCCGCCGAGAACGCCCCCGCGAACAGCGTCCGGAACTTCGCCTCGCGCCCGATGACGGGCGACGAGTACATCGAATCGCTCAGGGACGATCGCGAGATCTGGCTGCACGGCGAGCGGGTGAAGGACGTCACGACGCACCCGGCGTTCCGCAACCCGGTCCGGATGACCGCCCGGCTCTACGACTCGATGCACACCGGCGAGCACGTCGACGCGGTGACCACGCCCACAGATACCGGCAACGGCGGCGTCACGATGCCGTTCTTCAAGGCGCCGACGTCCGCGGAGGACATGCTCAAGGAGCGCGACGCCATCGCCACCTGGGCGCGGATGACCTACGGCTGGATGGGCCGGTCTCCCGACTACAAGGCGAGCTTCCTGGGCACACTGCACGCGAACAAGGAGCTGTACTCGCCGTTCCAGGCGAACGCGGAGCGGTGGTACAAGGAGTCGCAGGAGAAGGTCCTGTACTGGAACCACGCGATCATCAATCCGCCCGTCGACCGGCAGCTCCCGCCCGACGAGGTCGGCGACGTGTTCATGAAGGTGGAGAAGGAGACCGATGCCGGGCTCATCGTCTCCGGCGCCAAGGTGGTGGCCACCGGATCGGCGATCACCAACTACAACTTCATCGCGCACTACGGCCTGCCGATCAAGAAGAAGGAGTTCGCGCTCATCTGCACGGTCCCGATGGACGCACCCGGGGTGAAGCTGATCTGCCGGTCGTCCTTCACCCAGAACGCGGCCGTCATGGGCAGCCCGTTCGACTACCCGCTGTCGAGCAGGATGGACGAGAACGACACCATCTTCGTCTTCGACAAGGTGCTGGTTCCCTGGGAGAACGTCTTCATGTACGGCGACGTGGAGAAGATCAACGCCTTCTTCCCGCAGTCGGGGTTCCTGCCGCGCTTCACCTTTCAGGGCTGCACCAGGCTCGCGGTCAAGCTGGACTTCATCGCGGGCCTGCTGATGAAGGCGCTCGACGCGACGGGCGCCGGCGGGTTCCGCGGGGTGCAGACGCGCGTCGGCGAGGTCATCGGGTGGCGGAACCTGTTCTGGTCCCTGACCGAATCGATGGCGCGCGACCCCGAGCCGTGGGTCGGGGACACCGTGCTCCCGAAGCTGGAGTACGGCCTCACGTACCGCATGTTCATGATCCAGGGGTACCCCCGGATCAAGGAGATCATCGAGCAGGACGTCGCGTCCGGGCTGATCTACCTGCCGTCCAGTTCCCTCGACTTCAAGAGCCCCGATGTGCGGCCGTACCTCGACAAGTACGTGCGCGGGTCGGACGGCATGCCCGCGGTCGAGCGGGTGAAGATCATGAAGGCCCTGTGGGATTCGATCGGATCCGAGTTCGGCGGCCGGCACGAGCTGTACGAGCGGAACTACTCGGGCAACCATGAGAACGTGAAGGCCGAGCTCCTGTTCGCCGCGCAGAACCGCGGCGGCGTCAGCTCCATGAAGGGGCTCGCCGAGCAGTGCCTCGCGGAGTACGACCTCGACGGCTGGACGGTGCCGGACCTCATCGGCAACGACGACGTCTCGTTCTTCGCGAAGAAGTAG